In a genomic window of Periophthalmus magnuspinnatus isolate fPerMag1 chromosome 3, fPerMag1.2.pri, whole genome shotgun sequence:
- the rwdd3 gene encoding RWD domain-containing protein 3 produces MSEAALEEVSVLSSIYCGDGEFELLHQSADGVTVQITSSVLGGGGVTLLFHLPPSYPLCPPDVSVSSTALSRTQCQSIRRHLLHQAASLPPEAMVHQLMESLQSFDVSEALPGSESKVKPDQDQDQDQDLWVSVLSLDHIRSRNRYVSLLERWSKQLQLSGRLILGRNILVLLQGNKANIKEFCCLLKTVKVDVDSSGRKCKEKLMKVLIETPSPAAAQSSLQGFVVGECSSLSQLRAAFEEVHLGEVYRDIQPSLRD; encoded by the exons ATGTCTGAAGCAGCTTTAGAAGAAGTTTCGGTTTTATCTTCGATTTACTGCGGAGACGGAGAGTTTGAGCTGCTGCATCAGTCTG CTGATGGCGTGACGGTGCAGATCACCTCGTCTGTtctgggaggagggggggtgacTCTGCTCTTCCACCTGCCCCCCTCCtaccccctctgcccccctgaCGTCTCCGTCTCGTCCACCGCTCTGTCCAGAACCCAGTGTCAGAGCATCAGACGCCACCTGCTCCATCAGGCCGCCTCTTTACCCCCAGAGGCGATGGTGCATCAGCTGATGGAGAGTTTACAG AGCTTTGACGTGTCTGAGGCCCTCCCTGGATCAGAGTCGAAGGTGaaaccggaccaggaccaggaccaagaccaggatttGTGGGTCTCAGTTCTGTCTCTGGACCACATCAGATCCAGAAACCGTTACGTGTCTCTCCTGGAGCGGTGGAGCAAACAGCTGCAGCTCAGTGGGAGGTTAATATTGGGACGAAACATTCTGGTTTTACTACAGGGAAACAAAGCCAACATCAAG GAGTTCTGTTGCCTTTTAAAAACAGTCAAGGTGGATGTGGATTCTTCGGGCAGAAAGTGTAAAGAGAAACTGATGAAAGTTCTCATTGAGACGCCGTCACCTGCGGCGGCTCAGAGCAG TCTGCAGGGGTTTGTGGTGGGAGAGTGCTCGTCCCTCTCACAGCTCAGAGCGGCGTTTGAGGAAGTTCATCTGGGCGAGGTCTACAGGGACATTCAGCCGTCATTACGAGACTGA